In Asanoa sp. WMMD1127, one genomic interval encodes:
- a CDS encoding TauD/TfdA family dioxygenase: MSDVAIRSWSAAEIAAGDWTIDHRDDVDGLAAEIRDVLERGPGFAAVTGVPVDDLDTACARALAIVGVLGRPLPQGPERAPTLTWLIRDEGTSRFAADGAYEKGIYTSKSHDDLDIHNDGAMRPHGHEVDLFALLCVEAAMAGGENVFVSSGAVIDALRADFPRAYERLCQPFAFERSHVAYAGQDLVSWAPVFDLAAPRPRVRWNRQRIEMAPPVTGVPLTADDVSALDAMDAVLARPELRFRHTLARGELFVVDDARMLHGRTSFRDDPAAPTGRCLVRVLLARH; the protein is encoded by the coding sequence ATGTCCGATGTGGCGATCAGAAGTTGGTCCGCCGCCGAGATCGCCGCGGGCGACTGGACGATCGACCACCGCGACGACGTCGACGGGCTCGCCGCCGAGATCCGTGACGTGCTGGAGCGGGGGCCCGGTTTCGCGGCCGTCACCGGCGTCCCCGTCGACGATCTCGACACCGCCTGCGCCCGCGCGCTCGCGATCGTCGGCGTGCTGGGCCGGCCGCTGCCGCAGGGCCCCGAGCGGGCGCCGACGCTCACCTGGCTCATCCGCGACGAGGGCACCTCGCGGTTCGCCGCCGACGGGGCTTACGAGAAGGGCATCTACACCTCGAAGTCGCACGACGACCTCGACATCCACAACGACGGCGCGATGCGCCCGCACGGCCACGAGGTCGACCTGTTCGCGCTGCTCTGCGTCGAGGCGGCGATGGCCGGCGGCGAGAACGTGTTCGTGAGCTCCGGCGCCGTGATCGACGCGCTGCGCGCGGACTTCCCGAGGGCCTACGAGCGGCTCTGCCAGCCGTTCGCGTTCGAGCGCTCGCATGTCGCGTACGCCGGTCAGGATCTGGTCTCCTGGGCGCCGGTCTTCGACCTCGCGGCGCCGCGCCCGCGGGTCCGCTGGAACCGGCAGCGCATCGAGATGGCGCCACCGGTCACCGGCGTGCCGCTGACGGCCGACGACGTGTCCGCACTGGACGCGATGGACGCGGTGCTGGCGCGGCCCGAGCTGCGGTTCCGGCACACGCTGGCGCGCGGCGAGCTGTTCGTCGTCGACGACGCGCGGATGCTGCACGGCCGCACGTCCTTTCGCGACGATCCCGCCGCGCCGACCGGCCGCTGCCTGGTGCGCGTCCTGTTGGCCCGGCACTGA
- a CDS encoding PAS domain-containing protein — MFEVLGAVLGAIVGALVTFFIGRSTSPREGRLTGTPLVKMADYPVRVGADDGLLRLDPDALARLCRTLLEDDNPRAAVDLLYLAQRNKSAIDQSPGLADLLERVRARYRKRFKQLVEPKAITENREHLLKQFYEITEGLGETFAGVPIEFVLHDTRDPLHSVVVIKNSITGRKKGDQASTFGEDVIISYGQSRWTGTQHSYRLRHPSGREIKATTIPLEDKDLGLIAFLCINIDIERLSPDSPELPRLAGRLVDTPGGWGAQVFHIDEVAAAAGRVPTARTTDED, encoded by the coding sequence ATGTTCGAGGTGCTCGGCGCCGTGCTCGGCGCCATCGTCGGCGCGCTGGTGACGTTCTTCATCGGCCGGAGCACGTCGCCGCGCGAGGGCCGCCTGACCGGCACGCCGCTGGTGAAGATGGCCGACTACCCGGTGCGGGTCGGCGCCGACGACGGGCTGCTGCGCCTCGACCCGGACGCCCTGGCCCGGCTGTGCCGCACGCTGCTCGAGGACGACAACCCCCGGGCCGCCGTCGACCTGCTCTATCTGGCCCAGCGCAACAAGTCGGCGATCGACCAGTCGCCCGGGCTCGCCGACCTGCTCGAACGGGTCCGGGCCCGCTACCGCAAGCGGTTCAAGCAGTTGGTCGAGCCGAAGGCGATCACCGAGAACCGGGAGCACCTGCTCAAGCAGTTCTACGAGATCACCGAAGGGCTCGGCGAGACGTTCGCCGGGGTGCCGATCGAGTTCGTCCTCCACGACACCCGCGACCCGCTGCACTCGGTCGTCGTCATCAAGAACTCGATCACCGGCCGCAAGAAGGGCGACCAGGCCTCGACCTTCGGCGAAGACGTGATCATCTCGTACGGGCAGTCGCGCTGGACCGGCACGCAACACTCCTACCGGCTGCGCCACCCGTCCGGCCGCGAGATCAAGGCGACGACCATCCCGCTGGAGGACAAGGACCTGGGCCTGATCGCCTTCCTGTGCATCAACATCGACATCGAGCGGCTCTCACCGGACTCGCCGGAGCTGCCGCGACTGGCGGGCCGGCTGGTCGACACACCGGGCGGCTGGGGCGCCCAGGTCTTCCACATCGACGAGGTCGCCGCGGCCGCGGGCCGCGTCCCCACCGCCCGCACCACCGACGAGGACTGA